DNA from Fibrobacter sp. UWB15:
TTGCTTGCGATACTTTCGTGGCAATCCTTGAGCAAGTTGCGCATGGCAAGGCAGCCGTCGGTGGGACGACTGAGAATGTTCAAGAGCATTCCGTGACTCACCTGGAAACTGGATGTGAGCGGTTCTGGCGAGGCGGCAATGAGGCGCTTGTAGGTGCTTTCGTCAAAAGGAACGTAGCCGTGTTCGGGCGGTTTCTTTTTCTGGAATTTTTTGCCAGTCTGTTTTGTCTTGGCTTCCAGTTTCAAGTTTTCGATGACATGTTCGGGCGCCTGCGCCACTACGTAGCCGATGTCGTCGAACCCCTTGCGGCCTGCGCGGCCTGCAATCTGGTGGAAATCACGCGCGGTAAGGATTGCCGTCTTGTCGCCGCTGTATTTGCAGAGCTGTGTGAAAAGCACCGTTCGAATGGGAACATTCACGCCGACGCCCAATGTGTCCGTGCCGCAAATGACTTTAAGCAGGCCCTTTTGCGCAAGTTTTTCGCAGAGAATGCGGTACTTGGGCAAAAGTCCTGCGTGGTGCAGGCCAATGCCTTGCTTGAGCCAGCGCTTGACTTCGGGGCCGTAGGGGCTGCTGAAGCGGACTTCCTTGATGGCTTCGTTAATCGCCTGCTTTTCTTCTTTAGTGCAGAGGTCCAAGCTCATGAAATTCTGCGCATTGGTCGCCGCGGCCGCTTGCGTAAAATGCACCACGTAAACGGGAGCCTTGCCGCTAGACACAAGCTTTTGCACCGTGTTCGAAATTTCGGTTTCGGAATAGCTGAAATCGAGTGGAACCGGACGCTGCGATGACCTTACCGTCACCGACTCGCGGCCCGTATGCTTCGTCATGTCGCGTTCAAAAAATTCGGTGGCGCCGACGGTTGCGCTCATGAGCAGGAATCTTGCCTGCGGAAGAGTGAGCAGTGGTACCTGCCAGGCGACTCCGCGTTCCTTGTCGGAATAGTAGTGGAATTCGTCCATCACCACATCGGTAATCGTAAGCTGCTCGCCTTCACTTAGCGCCATGTTACTCAAGATTTCGGCGGTACAGCAAAGGATGGGGGCGTCGTGATTGACTGTTGCGTCCCCTGTGGAAAGCCCTACGTTTTCGGCACCGAATTCCTTGCAGAGCGCCATCCATTTTTCGTTGACCAGAGCCTTGATGGGGCAGGTGTAAACGCTGCGGCGCCCATGTGCCAAACTGTCGAAATGGAGCGCCAGGGCCACCATGGATTTTCCGGAACCCGTGGGGGTGTTGAGAATGACGTTTTTGCCGTCCAAAAGTTCAAGAATCGCTTCTTCTTGAGCGGGGTAGAGCGTTGTGCCGCGGGATTCCGCCCATGCCATGAACGCATCCAACAGGGT
Protein-coding regions in this window:
- a CDS encoding RNA helicase translates to MSENAHKSLKDFLPTTPFNAGEGAETLLDAFMAWAESRGTTLYPAQEEAILELLDGKNVILNTPTGSGKSMVALALHFDSLAHGRRSVYTCPIKALVNEKWMALCKEFGAENVGLSTGDATVNHDAPILCCTAEILSNMALSEGEQLTITDVVMDEFHYYSDKERGVAWQVPLLTLPQARFLLMSATVGATEFFERDMTKHTGRESVTVRSSQRPVPLDFSYSETEISNTVQKLVSSGKAPVYVVHFTQAAAATNAQNFMSLDLCTKEEKQAINEAIKEVRFSSPYGPEVKRWLKQGIGLHHAGLLPKYRILCEKLAQKGLLKVICGTDTLGVGVNVPIRTVLFTQLCKYSGDKTAILTARDFHQIAGRAGRKGFDDIGYVVAQAPEHVIENLKLEAKTKQTGKKFQKKKPPEHGYVPFDESTYKRLIAASPEPLTSSFQVSHGMLLNILSRPTDGCLAMRNLLKDCHESIASKKKLQHRAFQLFKSLVKKNIIEFVTPIAPGYSKLRVNMDLQDDFSMNQPLSLYLVDTLPKLDRESPEYALDVITLCESIVENPEAILRIQQNKARNARLDELKAQGMEFNQRMEEIEKVEYPKPLRDFIYDTFNAFAEEHPWVDVNIEPKSIVREMFENFSTFSGYVKQYGLQRMEAILLRHINGVYKVLTQTVPDGYKNEELLDMQDYLGDMIRRTDSSLLEEWEKMAHPEDYQKRMEAAGATELETAFGADKVAADITYDKKHFIVMVRQRIFQLMSALQKQAYGDVLDMLADDLAEGQMLVDGEGKPWTENGLMEIMAAYTAEHHKFRLDVEGRSLHHTIITYEGDIMHVQQMLQDEEDFNDWSIDFDVNLAECRDAGMPLLKMKRIGEV